GGCTCGCGAAGACTGCAGAGCCTGCCGACTCCTTGGCATCAGCGTcgtcgtcatcctcctcctcttcctctgccaagACCATGCGGCGGAGGATATCGCTGCGGGACCTCCTCGGCCGCACCTGCAGCGATCCCTCGATGAGGCCGCCGGCTCCTATTACCACCGCCGCCGAGAGATCAGGATCCTGGCTGCCATCTATCTGGCCGACGCGGGCCAAGAAAGCTCTGCCCTGCTCGGCGCCGCAGCCTGCTCGCCGGTCAGTTTCGTCGGTCAGGGCCGCAGCaccgggcggcgcggggcgcgaTGAGGGGCCGCGGCGGCGCACAACGTCTCTGCCGTACCGGCAAGGCCTGGTTCTTGGATGCCTCGGCTTAGGAGCCCGGAGCTACGGGCTCGCAAAGTCCATGCACCCCCTCTCCACGCGGTGATCTCGGCACGTCTGGCAAGTGGCAAGGCATAGTTTCAGGGCTTACCTGAAAAATATTTGATGCGCTTTTATCCCCAGTGCAAAATGGGAACAATGTTATGTATACATCGCAAATACAGTATGATTTTGTTCAGCCGGCTCAATCTTTGTTATGTGGGAGTCCTATTTTAGTTATTTGATTGAAGGATAAATTGTTACCCATATCAATTCCTTACTTCATCATATTGTAAGGAATAAACATCTTTGTGCTGAATTTTGTTCTCCATTGTTCATTGTGTTTCGTGTTAGTACATTTTTTTTTCTTACTCCATTTGTCCAAATGCAATGTGCATTTTATTTGTTAGAAAGGCTTTGACAAACAATCCTGCAAACAAAACAATTACTGGATTAATATTGCAATCTCATGTATGCGTTTTTTTTAATACTATTACTGGAGTACTACAAGTCTAATGTCATTAATATTATTCTCATAAATCATATATTAACAAAGTAAAtctcgatcaaaaccttgttttaaCGAGAGAAAAAATGCACCTTACAGTTTTATTAGAAGAAGGAAGTTACTGAAGTCAGCAACAAAAAACATAGAAGAAGGGAGTTACATATCTAAAATGCActttacacttgtactccctccgtcccaaaattcttgtcttacatttatctagatacggatgtacctaatactaaaacgtgacttgatgcatccgtatttggacaaatctaagacaagaattttaggacggaggAAGTATTACTCTGTTTTTTGTGAGTCCGAATGTCACACACCAATCAAGAGAAGTGATGAGCGGCATAATTCAAAAATCTAGTGCATCGTCCTTCTAGAAACAAATGGCGACACTATCTTTTCTCTGTGCCTCATGATGGGGACTGCTTGTTCTCAAAGTTCTATAGTGGCATTGAAGCCTTTGGCCTCTTTGGCTTGTGGACGATTTAAGAGGTTTTCTTCTAAATTCCTAATGTCCCTTTCCATAAGTAGTTTCGCAAA
The sequence above is drawn from the Triticum dicoccoides isolate Atlit2015 ecotype Zavitan unplaced genomic scaffold, WEW_v2.0 scaffold131294, whole genome shotgun sequence genome and encodes:
- the LOC119343526 gene encoding uncharacterized protein LOC119343526, which encodes SAEELFLSGRIRVGCLSPIRQETDCREQQGEDGGGVDGRSPRPRRTRSVSPPRSPRLAKTAEPADSLASASSSSSSSSSAKTMRRRISLRDLLGRTCSDPSMRPPAPITTAAERSGSWLPSIWPTRAKKALPCSAPQPARRSVSSVRAAAPGGAGRDEGPRRRTTSLPYRQGLVLGCLGLGARSYGLAKSMHPLSTR